The Tistrella mobilis genome window below encodes:
- a CDS encoding enoyl-CoA hydratase-related protein translates to MVDATETGTEAEVLYTVTGRVATLTLNRPDKLNAWTPRMEAEFRAAMDRAVADEAVRAIMVTGAGRGFCAGADMGRLTPAAPGEAKPAPAAARDYVPDNFGQRYSWLLDVPKPIVAAINGAAAGVGLCITLYCDLRYMVEDARLTTAFARRGLIAEHGSAWILPRLIGPMAAADLLLSGRVLTGSEAAALGLVRALPAEGFVEAVHAVASELADLSSPRSMRIIKRQLYAGLFQDLATATHLADSEQMKCFATEDFREGVAHFVERRAPAFTGR, encoded by the coding sequence ATGGTCGACGCAACAGAGACCGGGACCGAAGCCGAGGTGCTCTATACGGTGACCGGGCGGGTCGCGACGCTTACCCTCAACCGCCCTGACAAGCTGAACGCCTGGACACCGCGCATGGAAGCGGAATTCCGAGCCGCCATGGACCGCGCCGTCGCCGACGAGGCGGTCCGGGCGATCATGGTCACCGGTGCCGGCCGCGGCTTCTGTGCCGGGGCCGATATGGGCCGGCTGACGCCGGCGGCACCGGGAGAGGCCAAACCGGCGCCGGCCGCGGCCCGGGACTACGTGCCCGACAATTTCGGCCAGCGCTATTCCTGGCTGCTCGACGTGCCCAAGCCGATCGTGGCCGCGATCAACGGTGCTGCGGCCGGGGTCGGGCTCTGCATCACGCTTTATTGCGACCTGCGCTACATGGTCGAGGATGCCAGGCTCACCACCGCCTTTGCCCGCCGCGGGCTGATCGCCGAACACGGCTCGGCCTGGATCCTGCCCCGACTGATCGGGCCGATGGCCGCCGCCGACCTGCTGCTCTCAGGGCGCGTGCTCACCGGCAGCGAGGCCGCGGCGCTGGGTCTGGTCAGGGCCCTGCCGGCCGAAGGTTTCGTCGAGGCGGTGCATGCGGTGGCTTCCGAGCTTGCCGATCTGTCCTCGCCGCGCTCGATGCGGATCATCAAGCGCCAGCTCTATGCCGGGCTGTTCCAGGACCTCGCCACCGCCACCCATCTCGCCGATTCAGAGCAGATGAAGTGTTTCGCCACCGAAGATTTCCGCGAGGGCGTCGCCCATTTCGTCGAACGCCGCGCCCCAGCCTTTACCGGCCGCTGA
- a CDS encoding enoyl-CoA hydratase/isomerase family protein: MSITQKGDVHVSTDGHVTVLEIRRPPNNFFDLDLIRDLSSLVEALDEDVDCRAILLASEGKAFCAGADFQRRPAELAGAVEDRNPLYSEAVRLFHNRKPIVAAVQGPAIGGGLGLSLVADFRVAAPEARFGANFVKLGIHPGFGLTHTLPRVIGVQKAQWMFMTGRRLTGEEARAAGLVDLLVPADRLRAEAMALAQEIAEGAPLAVQSTRATLRRGLADAVQAQTDHEFVEQKWLARTEDHREGIRAVAERRPGRFVAR, translated from the coding sequence ATGTCGATCACGCAGAAGGGGGACGTCCACGTCTCGACCGATGGCCATGTCACGGTCCTGGAGATCCGGCGTCCACCGAACAATTTCTTTGATCTCGATCTGATCCGCGACCTGTCGAGCCTGGTCGAGGCGCTGGATGAAGATGTCGACTGCCGGGCGATCCTGCTGGCATCGGAGGGGAAGGCCTTTTGCGCCGGCGCCGATTTCCAGCGCCGCCCGGCCGAACTCGCCGGGGCGGTTGAAGATCGCAATCCGCTCTATTCCGAGGCGGTGCGTCTGTTCCACAATCGCAAGCCGATCGTGGCTGCGGTGCAAGGGCCGGCGATCGGCGGCGGGCTCGGGCTGTCGCTGGTGGCCGATTTCCGGGTCGCCGCACCCGAAGCGCGCTTCGGGGCGAATTTCGTCAAGCTGGGCATTCATCCGGGCTTCGGTCTGACCCACACCCTGCCGCGGGTGATCGGTGTTCAGAAGGCGCAGTGGATGTTCATGACCGGCCGGCGCCTGACCGGCGAGGAAGCCCGGGCGGCGGGACTGGTCGATCTGCTGGTCCCGGCCGACCGGCTGCGTGCCGAGGCGATGGCCCTGGCACAGGAGATCGCCGAGGGCGCGCCGCTCGCCGTCCAGTCGACCCGCGCCACCCTGCGCCGGGGGCTGGCCGATGCCGTTCAGGCCCAGACCGATCACGAATTCGTCGAGCAGAAATGGCTCGCCCGGACCGAGGATCACCGCGAGGGAATCCGCGCCGTGGCCGAACGCCGCCCGGGCCGCTTCGTCGCCCGCTGA
- the dctP gene encoding TRAP transporter substrate-binding protein DctP, with protein MINRRSFVKLAAAGAAAGSFGMPWIARAAKPITLKLADSLPTTHYSMPIIKHWIKQIEDGTEGRVRFEHYPAEQLASARDLLDAVQTRIADVAYIPAQYFSEKLPMATVGSLPIPEIKADIYALEAAYYEIGLGILDEVEFRDAGIRALRASSTEAYNLHMVSRKIVTLDDLAGQKIRVGGNVQQQAITALGGIPVTVTPPEIYNAMQNGTLDGTVFHIPSIHSYKLNDLVRYSTDNLNLGVFNSYYAMNRDLWDDLPPDIQAVFDKVGRELIRFEGDTISRQSDAWRAEFRKQGIEVYDLAPEVIDETTRRLTPIRQTWAELYESRNLPAGRVVDAWVAALKKHARA; from the coding sequence ATGATCAATCGCCGCAGTTTCGTGAAGCTTGCCGCCGCAGGCGCGGCCGCCGGCAGTTTCGGCATGCCGTGGATTGCCCGCGCGGCAAAGCCGATCACGCTGAAACTGGCGGATTCGCTGCCGACCACCCATTACTCGATGCCGATCATCAAGCACTGGATCAAGCAGATCGAGGACGGGACGGAAGGGCGGGTCAGATTCGAGCACTACCCCGCCGAACAGCTGGCCAGCGCCCGCGACCTGCTGGATGCCGTGCAGACCCGCATTGCCGATGTCGCCTATATCCCGGCGCAGTACTTTTCCGAGAAGCTGCCCATGGCGACGGTCGGCAGCCTGCCGATCCCCGAGATCAAGGCCGACATCTACGCGCTGGAGGCCGCCTATTACGAGATCGGCCTGGGCATTCTGGATGAGGTCGAGTTCAGGGATGCCGGCATCCGGGCGCTCAGGGCCTCGTCGACCGAGGCCTACAATCTCCACATGGTCAGCCGGAAGATCGTCACTCTCGACGATCTTGCGGGGCAGAAGATCCGGGTCGGCGGCAATGTCCAGCAGCAGGCGATCACGGCTCTGGGGGGTATTCCGGTCACGGTCACCCCGCCCGAGATCTACAACGCCATGCAGAACGGCACGCTCGACGGCACCGTCTTTCACATTCCCAGCATCCATTCCTACAAGCTGAACGATCTGGTGCGCTACAGCACCGACAACCTCAATCTCGGCGTGTTCAACAGCTATTACGCCATGAACCGCGACCTTTGGGACGATCTGCCGCCCGATATCCAGGCCGTGTTCGACAAGGTCGGCCGCGAGCTGATCCGCTTCGAGGGCGACACCATCTCGCGCCAGTCCGATGCCTGGCGGGCGGAATTCCGCAAGCAGGGGATCGAGGTCTACGATCTGGCACCCGAGGTGATCGACGAGACCACCCGGCGGCTGACGCCGATCCGGCAGACATGGGCGGAGCTGTATGAAAGCCGCAATCTGCCGGCCGGGCGCGTGGTCGATGCCTGGGTCGCGGCGCTCAAGAAACACGCCCGGGCCTGA